The following are encoded together in the Adhaeribacter arboris genome:
- a CDS encoding DUF7133 domain-containing protein, translated as MGKRIYLICFLGLGFWGLTACVNPGTTNKPDEGPSPAKTPAEELITFQLEPGLKIQLVASEPMVQDPVVIAFDADGRLWTVEMRGFMPTIDGTGEKEKIGRVSILQDTNGDGHMDRSTVYLDSLIMPRALTFVPGGALVAENGSLWLTQDLNNDLKADTKTLIDSTYAGSPLPEHSGNGLWRDSDNWYYNAKSRLRYRLENGKWLRDSTEFRGQWGISQDDEGRLYYNYNWSQLHADLVPPNYLSRNKNHKPTTGIDHGLTVDRRIYPIRPNPAVNRGYIPGTLDKEGRLLEFTAACSPHVYRGTALPKEYYSNVFVCEPSGNLIKRNVVEENGITLSAHDPHPGKEFLASTDERFRPVHLTTGPDGALYIADMYRGLVQHGAYITPYLKEQTLSRKLVQPIHRGRIWRIVPEKGSLSKTPQLSTATTLELVTYLSHPNGWYRDMAQRLLVERNDPGAESALMALATKGENDLGRFHALWTLSGLKKENPNLLLSLVADQNPLIRTTALRLLEPIAQKNKTVQEQLGKKLLQEWENAPMEQILQIALSASSLDQKVAHTLLAGIVEKYGSSALIRDAVLSSLPNQEFAFLQKLWQVPAWQTAEPAKEIFLEMLATAIIKKRDSGELAELLTLLNKNNKALSWRTNAVLTGLSMSGSNAKTPPIQLTSAPAIFTKSSREIDPTRLATLIKLFQWPGHTVPAANENATKTNLLNEEQQQLFALGRQHFLTTCAGCHGTNGAGLNRFAPPLVGSDWVLGDEKRLALIVLHGMEGPVEVTGKVYDAPEILPVMPAHSTMDDASITAILTYIRNEWGNNAGPVGKRTVGATRLTSQGRVVPWKSEELKKYVLETKAAEAK; from the coding sequence ATGGGGAAGCGCATTTATTTAATTTGCTTTTTAGGTCTGGGCTTTTGGGGGCTTACTGCCTGCGTGAATCCGGGTACCACCAATAAGCCGGACGAAGGCCCTTCTCCGGCTAAAACTCCGGCCGAAGAACTAATTACTTTTCAATTAGAGCCTGGTTTAAAAATTCAATTAGTTGCTTCCGAGCCAATGGTGCAGGATCCGGTAGTAATTGCCTTCGATGCCGATGGCCGACTCTGGACCGTAGAAATGCGCGGTTTTATGCCCACGATTGACGGAACCGGGGAAAAAGAAAAAATAGGCCGCGTATCAATACTGCAAGATACCAACGGCGACGGCCACATGGATAGGAGCACGGTTTACCTCGATAGCCTGATTATGCCTCGAGCGCTGACTTTTGTTCCCGGCGGGGCTTTAGTCGCGGAAAATGGTTCTTTATGGCTTACCCAAGATTTAAACAACGATTTAAAAGCGGATACGAAAACCCTGATTGATTCTACTTACGCGGGTAGCCCTTTACCGGAACATTCCGGCAATGGACTCTGGCGCGATTCGGATAACTGGTATTACAACGCTAAATCCCGTTTGCGTTACCGCCTGGAAAACGGAAAGTGGTTGCGGGATAGTACCGAGTTCCGTGGGCAGTGGGGCATTAGTCAGGACGATGAAGGCCGCTTATACTACAATTACAATTGGTCGCAGTTACACGCCGATTTAGTGCCGCCTAATTACCTTAGCCGGAACAAAAATCATAAACCTACCACCGGCATTGACCACGGCCTAACCGTTGACCGTCGCATTTATCCCATCCGGCCGAATCCGGCCGTGAACCGGGGGTACATACCCGGTACTTTAGATAAAGAAGGTCGCTTACTCGAATTTACGGCCGCTTGCTCGCCGCACGTATACCGGGGCACGGCCTTGCCCAAAGAATATTACAGCAATGTTTTTGTGTGCGAACCTTCGGGGAATTTGATTAAACGCAACGTGGTAGAAGAAAACGGAATTACGCTTTCGGCGCACGATCCGCACCCGGGTAAAGAATTTCTGGCATCTACCGACGAACGTTTCCGGCCGGTCCATTTAACAACCGGGCCGGATGGCGCCCTTTACATCGCCGATATGTACCGCGGATTAGTGCAGCACGGAGCGTATATTACCCCCTACTTAAAGGAGCAAACGCTTAGCCGGAAGCTGGTGCAGCCCATTCACCGGGGCCGCATTTGGCGGATTGTGCCGGAGAAAGGCAGCTTGTCTAAAACTCCGCAACTTTCAACGGCCACTACTTTAGAACTTGTAACGTATTTGTCGCACCCAAACGGCTGGTACCGGGATATGGCCCAGCGCCTTCTCGTAGAACGCAACGACCCGGGCGCAGAATCAGCATTAATGGCTTTAGCCACTAAAGGCGAGAATGACTTAGGGCGCTTTCACGCTTTATGGACCCTATCCGGATTAAAAAAAGAAAACCCAAATTTACTGCTCAGCCTGGTAGCCGACCAAAATCCACTAATTCGGACTACTGCCTTACGATTACTGGAGCCAATTGCGCAGAAAAATAAAACAGTTCAGGAACAATTAGGAAAGAAACTTTTGCAGGAATGGGAAAACGCACCGATGGAACAAATTCTGCAAATAGCACTATCTGCCTCCAGCCTCGACCAGAAAGTAGCCCACACCTTATTAGCGGGTATTGTCGAAAAGTATGGTTCCTCGGCCTTAATCCGGGATGCGGTACTAAGCAGTTTACCTAATCAGGAATTTGCTTTTTTGCAAAAACTGTGGCAAGTACCTGCCTGGCAAACGGCTGAACCGGCGAAAGAAATTTTTCTGGAAATGTTAGCTACAGCTATCATAAAAAAGCGGGATTCCGGTGAGTTAGCGGAGCTTTTAACTTTACTAAATAAAAATAATAAAGCATTATCTTGGAGAACAAATGCGGTGCTCACTGGCTTGTCGATGAGCGGCAGTAATGCCAAAACACCACCAATCCAGCTAACTTCGGCCCCAGCTATCTTCACCAAATCATCCCGGGAAATAGATCCTACCCGTCTAGCAACATTAATTAAATTGTTTCAATGGCCTGGCCATACAGTTCCGGCAGCTAACGAAAACGCAACGAAAACCAATCTTTTAAACGAAGAGCAGCAACAGTTATTCGCTCTAGGGCGCCAGCATTTTCTTACTACTTGTGCGGGTTGCCATGGAACTAACGGAGCAGGTTTAAACCGTTTTGCGCCGCCACTGGTTGGCTCCGACTGGGTTTTAGGCGATGAAAAGCGATTAGCGTTAATAGTTTTACACGGCATGGAAGGCCCCGTGGAAGTAACCGGCAAAGTTTACGATGCCCCCGAAATATTACCCGTAATGCCGGCCCATTCTACCATGGACGATGCTTCTATTACGGCTATTTTAACTTATATCCGGAACGAATGGGGGAATAACGCGGGTCCGGTAGGCAAGCGCACAGTTGGTGCTACCCGTTTAACGTCGCAGGGCCGGGTGGTACCCTGGAAATCCGAAGAGTTGAAAAAGTACGTTCTGGAAACAAAAGCCGCGGAAGCTAAGTAG
- a CDS encoding phosphatase PAP2 family protein yields MKKIFTLLLSGICFTYLISCDKDITESNAGYPALQPVKTDAEAGNWSPFIVSSPADFPVPAPQPTSSSAYQQELQEVKQLSSNLTDEQKRIINYWKAGSVLRWNEIMRNLVAKHNLPPYQKEDNTYPVPSAANPFAYPTFPFSNPPYAARAYAYVSVAQYDGLVMAHHFKDEFKRSAPYQVDNSLNPAIPKSELAAYPSEDAVVAGASFEMMKLLFPADIAYITKMAEEEKSYRLWSGANVRSDIVAGDSLGRWVARKVIQRAKTDGMGTAGGNPALWTKLEDDCKAKGETPWYSLEFPKRPPMLPAFGNVKPLLFSPTEVPAIRPAAPPSANSEQMRKELDEVLSYTQNPTRERMRIVNFWADGAGTYTPPGHWNAIATDEFVKHQYSEVRWARNYALLNASLMDAAILCWNTKYFYFNARPCQLDPKIKTLTGVPNFPAYISGHSTFSGAAATVLGYLIPARAGEFQAMAQEASNSRMYGGIHYRSDCQAGLETGHKIASYAVERAKVDGAN; encoded by the coding sequence ATGAAAAAGATTTTCACCCTTCTGCTTTCCGGCATTTGCTTTACTTACCTGATTTCCTGCGATAAAGACATCACCGAAAGTAATGCTGGCTATCCCGCTCTACAACCCGTTAAAACCGATGCCGAAGCCGGTAATTGGTCACCGTTTATTGTTTCTTCTCCGGCGGATTTTCCGGTTCCTGCCCCGCAACCTACTTCTTCCTCGGCTTATCAGCAAGAATTACAAGAGGTTAAGCAACTCTCTTCTAACTTAACCGACGAACAAAAGCGCATTATTAATTACTGGAAAGCAGGAAGTGTGCTGCGTTGGAACGAAATTATGCGAAATTTAGTGGCCAAACATAATCTACCACCTTACCAAAAAGAAGACAATACGTACCCGGTACCTAGTGCGGCAAATCCTTTTGCTTATCCTACTTTTCCTTTTTCAAATCCGCCTTATGCGGCCCGGGCTTACGCTTACGTGAGCGTGGCCCAATACGACGGCTTAGTAATGGCCCATCATTTTAAAGATGAATTTAAGCGTTCGGCTCCTTACCAGGTAGATAATTCTTTAAATCCGGCCATTCCAAAAAGCGAATTAGCCGCTTATCCTTCGGAAGATGCCGTTGTGGCGGGCGCTTCCTTCGAAATGATGAAACTTTTATTTCCGGCGGATATTGCTTACATCACCAAAATGGCGGAAGAAGAAAAAAGTTACCGTTTATGGAGCGGAGCCAACGTGCGCAGTGATATTGTAGCCGGCGATTCTTTGGGTCGTTGGGTAGCTCGTAAAGTAATTCAAAGAGCCAAAACGGACGGTATGGGAACAGCGGGCGGTAACCCGGCACTTTGGACTAAGTTAGAAGACGATTGCAAAGCTAAAGGCGAAACTCCCTGGTATTCGCTGGAATTCCCGAAGCGGCCTCCTATGTTACCGGCCTTTGGCAACGTGAAACCTTTATTGTTTAGCCCTACCGAAGTACCTGCAATCCGGCCGGCGGCTCCCCCATCTGCCAATTCAGAACAAATGCGTAAGGAATTAGACGAAGTCTTAAGTTATACTCAAAATCCTACCCGTGAGCGGATGCGCATTGTTAATTTTTGGGCGGATGGCGCGGGCACGTATACTCCTCCCGGACATTGGAATGCCATTGCTACCGACGAATTTGTGAAGCACCAGTACAGCGAGGTGCGCTGGGCGCGTAATTACGCATTATTAAACGCTTCCTTAATGGATGCGGCTATTTTATGCTGGAACACCAAGTATTTCTACTTTAATGCTCGTCCTTGCCAGCTAGACCCGAAAATTAAAACTTTAACCGGCGTGCCTAATTTCCCGGCATATATTTCCGGGCACTCCACTTTTAGCGGAGCCGCCGCCACGGTTTTAGGTTATTTAATTCCGGCTCGTGCCGGAGAATTTCAGGCGATGGCACAAGAAGCATCTAACTCCCGAATGTACGGGGGAATACATTATCGCTCCGACTGCCAGGCCGGCTTAGAAACCGGTCATAAAATTGCTAGTTACGCCGTTGAACGCGCAAAAGTAGACGGCGCCAATTAA
- a CDS encoding ABC transporter ATP-binding protein — MHQVTPPKKVTAAKTLLQVSGIHLQEAGSWVLQDISFSQEKRQKIAIAGETGSGKSTLLQTIAGLVQPSSGEVRFAQKRVKGPQEHLIPGHPGIVYLSQQFELPRFLRVEQVLQYANKLGPGEAENLYEVCRITHLLPKRTEHLSGGERQRIALARLLLSGPQLLLLDEPFSNLDMVHKNILKAVIRDISESLQITCILISHDPQDTLAWADEILVMQAGKVIQRGTPEQIYRQPVNVYTAGLFGDYNLLPSTKAKVLTENPGIKEKEKNMLIRPESFKIVSAVGRGLAAKVKKVSFFGSYYLLEVALLGLTIKVKTEARDFKKGNIIFISVDPEAVWFI; from the coding sequence AGTAACGGCGGCTAAAACACTTTTACAAGTATCGGGCATTCATTTACAAGAGGCAGGCAGTTGGGTTTTGCAGGATATTAGTTTTTCGCAAGAAAAGCGGCAGAAAATAGCTATTGCCGGCGAAACGGGTTCAGGGAAAAGTACTTTGCTGCAAACCATTGCGGGACTGGTGCAGCCTAGTTCCGGTGAAGTGCGCTTTGCACAGAAACGCGTGAAAGGTCCGCAGGAACACTTAATTCCGGGACATCCGGGGATTGTTTACTTGTCGCAGCAGTTTGAGTTGCCCCGCTTTTTACGGGTAGAACAAGTTTTACAATACGCTAATAAGCTAGGGCCGGGAGAGGCCGAAAACTTATACGAAGTTTGTCGCATCACGCACCTGTTACCAAAGCGTACCGAACACTTGTCGGGCGGGGAGCGGCAGCGGATTGCCTTGGCTCGTTTGCTTCTTTCGGGACCTCAACTTCTATTACTCGACGAGCCTTTTTCTAACCTGGATATGGTGCATAAGAATATATTAAAAGCCGTTATCCGGGACATTAGTGAAAGTTTGCAAATAACCTGTATTCTTATCTCGCACGACCCTCAGGATACGCTTGCGTGGGCCGATGAAATACTCGTCATGCAAGCCGGAAAAGTTATTCAGCGAGGTACACCCGAACAGATCTACCGGCAACCGGTAAATGTTTATACGGCGGGTTTATTCGGCGATTACAATTTGCTGCCCTCAACAAAAGCCAAGGTTTTAACTGAAAATCCAGGAATAAAGGAAAAAGAGAAAAATATGCTTATCCGGCCGGAAAGTTTTAAAATTGTTTCTGCTGTAGGTAGGGGACTTGCCGCGAAAGTAAAAAAAGTAAGCTTTTTTGGAAGTTATTACCTGCTGGAAGTAGCTTTATTGGGTTTAACTATTAAGGTTAAAACGGAAGCACGGGATTTCAAAAAGGGTAATATTATTTTTATTTCAGTAGATCCGGAAGCAGTTTGGTTTATTTGA
- a CDS encoding Gfo/Idh/MocA family oxidoreductase yields MSDFTFNRRRFLKGATASLALTALGAQGMNFTNPAKPLRVALIGTGWYGKSDLLRLIQVAPVNVVALCDVDKNMLEKAAELVSQRQQSKKKPKLYGDYRKLLAENKLDIVVIGTPDHWHALQTIDAVKAGAHVYVQKPISKDVIEGEAMVAAARKYNKVVQVGTQRKSTPHLIDAKKNIVDAGLLGKVSHVEMCCYFHMRANGNPPEQPVPAFLDYEMWTGPAPLRPYDGLPHVRWWRTFMEYGNGIMGDMCIHMFDTARWMLNLGWPKKISSTGGIYVQKEGKSNISDTQSALFEYDGLNCVWTHRSWGTPANPDYPWSLTLYGDKGTLFASTMQCDFVPQGEGSEGKKIHLDVLYEKEKYPEDVTEPTEPKIELNAAPATRRHMLDFLAAIEKGSRPVADIEEGHISTASCLLANISMQVGRPLVYDPKKREVVGDPEATALLKKPYRQPYVHPDPTMV; encoded by the coding sequence ATGAGTGATTTTACATTTAACCGGCGTCGTTTCTTAAAAGGAGCAACGGCATCGCTGGCCCTAACGGCTTTGGGGGCTCAAGGTATGAATTTCACTAATCCGGCTAAGCCTCTCAGAGTGGCTCTAATTGGTACGGGTTGGTACGGTAAAAGCGATTTGCTCCGCCTAATTCAGGTAGCTCCGGTAAACGTGGTGGCTTTGTGCGATGTGGACAAGAACATGCTGGAAAAGGCCGCCGAACTGGTAAGCCAACGCCAACAATCAAAGAAGAAACCGAAACTCTACGGCGATTACCGTAAACTATTAGCCGAAAATAAATTAGATATTGTGGTTATTGGTACGCCGGACCATTGGCATGCGCTGCAAACCATTGATGCTGTAAAAGCGGGTGCCCACGTGTACGTGCAAAAGCCCATTAGCAAAGATGTAATAGAAGGCGAGGCCATGGTAGCTGCGGCCCGCAAATATAACAAAGTAGTACAAGTAGGTACCCAACGCAAAAGTACTCCGCACTTAATTGATGCGAAGAAAAATATTGTGGATGCCGGTTTACTCGGTAAAGTATCGCACGTAGAAATGTGTTGCTATTTTCACATGCGCGCCAATGGCAACCCGCCCGAACAACCGGTACCTGCCTTTTTAGATTATGAGATGTGGACCGGACCGGCTCCGCTCCGTCCTTACGACGGCTTGCCGCACGTGCGGTGGTGGCGTACTTTCATGGAATACGGCAACGGTATTATGGGCGATATGTGTATTCACATGTTTGATACAGCACGGTGGATGCTGAATCTTGGCTGGCCCAAGAAGATTAGTTCTACGGGTGGTATTTACGTACAGAAAGAAGGAAAATCTAATATCTCGGATACTCAGTCGGCTCTATTTGAGTACGATGGCCTGAACTGCGTCTGGACGCACCGGAGCTGGGGTACGCCGGCCAACCCTGATTATCCGTGGTCGCTTACTTTGTACGGCGATAAAGGTACTTTATTTGCCTCCACCATGCAGTGCGATTTTGTTCCGCAGGGCGAAGGTAGTGAAGGCAAGAAAATTCACTTGGATGTGCTGTACGAAAAGGAAAAGTACCCCGAAGATGTAACCGAACCAACCGAACCAAAAATTGAGTTAAACGCCGCTCCGGCCACTCGCCGGCACATGCTGGACTTCCTGGCGGCCATTGAAAAAGGTAGCCGTCCAGTAGCCGATATTGAAGAAGGGCACATCTCTACGGCCAGTTGCCTTTTAGCCAATATTTCCATGCAAGTAGGTCGCCCGCTGGTTTATGACCCGAAAAAAAGAGAAGTGGTAGGCGACCCCGAAGCTACGGCCTTGTTAAAAAAACCTTACCGCCAACCCTACGTTCATCCCGACCCAACCATGGTTTAA